A genomic region of Defluviitalea raffinosedens contains the following coding sequences:
- a CDS encoding BlaI/MecI/CopY family transcriptional regulator, translated as MKEYKLTESEEKFAELIWQNEPMGSGDLVKLCEKEMNWKKSTTYTVLKKLCEKGIFQNENAVVSSLITRDEYYAKQSIRFVEDTFGGSLPKFLTAFISGKKLSKHQAEELKRLIDEHKEV; from the coding sequence ATGAAGGAATATAAACTTACAGAGAGTGAAGAAAAATTTGCAGAATTAATTTGGCAGAACGAACCGATGGGTTCTGGCGATCTCGTGAAGCTATGTGAAAAAGAAATGAATTGGAAAAAGTCTACGACATATACAGTTCTAAAGAAGTTATGTGAAAAGGGCATTTTTCAAAATGAAAATGCCGTAGTTTCATCTCTAATCACAAGGGATGAATATTACGCCAAGCAAAGCATACGTTTTGTTGAGGACACCTTTGGAGGGTCTTTGCCGAAGTTTTTAACAGCTTTTATCAGCGGTAAAAAATTAAGCAAACATCAGGCTGAAGAGTTGAAAAGATTGATTGACGAGCACAAGGAGGTGTAG